AGATATTAAAACATCTTTAAACTAATCAACGACTTATATTGTTGGACAGAGGGAGTATGAATTTTGACTGAAAACTTGCTGAAAAGATTGATTATATATGAGTTCGCCTATGCATTCGGCAGCAATACATTCGTTGTTTAAATTACTAAATAACAAGAGTTTGCTTGTTTTCTCGATTTAGTGGCAATTATTTTCTTCCATGCCAAATAGTATGAGTGCTTAATATTGCATAAATTCACATATTCAGGACTTTATTAAGTGTTAGGACATTTCAGTTTTGTCAGAAAGATCCTAGGTAATGCTGGAGGGGGATATATTTGGCTGCAGAAAAATTCCATAATCTTTGCCCTTTAGCAAAGGTACTGGGTTTCTCTTCTGAGCTGATGTACtatctcttcttttttaatatCCTACATAGATTTAGGGAGGTTTCCattccttttattttaaaatatgttcttagattttttataaaaagtaaaataagaaaagataaaaacttACCAAGTAATTTATAATTTCCTCGAATTTCATAATTTCATTATCTAATTGCTGGATGAAGTTGAACTTTGTGCAGTCTCTGTTCTCTCTTTTAGATTTTCAAACAAGTAGTATCATCAACTCAGGGACTTCTGTTGTTATTTTACTTTATGATTGCATTTCTTGGATGTAGTTATACCCACAGTACAGGTTTGAGTGGCTACCATTGGCATTTGCGGACTCCATGGCTGCAGAACTTGGTCAGTAATAATTTGTAGAAAACATACCTGCGTATTAGTATTATATCAGCGTTCTTGTCGCATTTTCCCTTTATGTGTGACACTGACATTTTGTATTAGAAATAGAGTTATTTTCTATAGACGGATGTGAATTATATGCTTGTTATAATTATATGATAGATTAACAAAGCTAAGTATATAGGTCATGTTTGTTTTTAGGGCACTACTTGTAGACAGTAAAACTAAAACATGTGATATGAGTAGTTTGATCTTGTTTTGATTAAAAAACTACTGTGGGATTTTGCTCATTGCTTTAATTTTTGTGTTATTTTGAATAGTTATGCCTTTTTTCTTACAaaatttagatttagattttcATATGCTATAGTTTACCTCATCTGGATATGGGTtgctttacttttctttttctttaattttggtcTTTCGTCTTTGTCATTATATCAACGGGATCTACTTATTGATTTAGggtttttttcttctttatttgttataggttctatttatattttagtCCATACTTTTGTTTGGAACTGctttttaaagtttcaaattATTAAGGATAGACACCTCTAAATCGGGTAAAACCATAGAGAATAGTAGTTTATTTCAATGCAATTTTATGGTTTTTGGAGTAGTTTTTATTCTTTCTTAATTCTTCCCAAACTCAAAATAATCAAGAATAGGCACAAATCCAAATTGTGTGAAGCTATAGGGACTAGTAATTAAATTCAttgcaattttttttcctttaatttttggagtactgttctttttctttctttcttctgaTTCTTTTCAATTTATAGCATTAAGTAGGCATTTTTATTTATCTGCTTTTCATGTTCATGTTGCAGCCATTGGTTTTTATCAGGGCACAGTCAAGAAATTATTCCATTGAACTCAACATATTTAGTTCTTTGTTTGTATGTTTTACATTTACTTCTAGCAGCTGGTAAGTTATCCTTCTTAGTTACTGAATGAACAATACAAGGCTGGATTAATTTCACACAGATTTTATTCATGAGGCAAGGAATTCTGAGAGAGCAGCCAAAAACTTGAGAAACAACAAATTGATCAGGGTTCCTCATGTATTCTGGGTATGATAGTCTTCATTATTTTCCTTTCAATAGAATTTAGTGTTTACTATAATACTTTTACCAACATAGTATGATATTAATGCATGCAGGATTTGACTAGCAGGCAAGTCCTAACAATGCAGTTTTATACAGGGCGAAAGGTATGTTCTGAATAATATCTTTGTTGTTACACCAAATTGCCAGGGACATTTTTGCTTTGCTCATGTATAACTGCATGAATCATGATTGATTTTTTATGGGATTCGGCTCAGTTAACACCACCTTATTCATTTCTTAATGAAATATTCTAGTATTTAAAAAATGAGCCAAGCAAAATCAGTTCTGGTCAATTTGTACTGTTTTCCAATTTGTAGTAATTCTATTCTAGCTGTTGTAAGCTTTGTATTTCTATCTATTGCATTCTATTAATAGGGGTCTTATTACAATTCAGATTGATGATTTAGACTTTCTGAAGCAGCTTGGAGTAGAACCAGAAAAGGTTGACTTATCACAATTCACAACTATGGTGAACTCATGTAAATTGTATTTTCCTGTTCTTTACAGTGGATGTAATAAGCTTCATTGTGGTTACAATTTTTGCAGATGGTTCATTATTGTGATACTCAATCTGATAAACATTGACTATGAGAATTTCATTTTGTCCTACTTTTGTAGTGCTATACTGCTATTGTTATGTACTTTCTTTAACTGATGCATTCTAAACCTGATACTGAAGGTAGCAAAATCATTGATTGAACTATTTGCTGAAATGATATTTGTGCATGGTTATATACATGGTGATCCACACCCTGGTAATATATTAGTTTCTCCTGAAGGTTCCAATGGCTTCTCTTTGGGTATGTACCTGTGTATGGTCTGATTGAAATATGGAAGATTGTAAGAATTGAACTTGAATTTTGATCATTTCCCCCTTTGGAAACTTCGTGCAGTTCTTTTAGATCATGCAGTCTACAGGGAATTGGATGAGGAATTTAGAAAAGACTTTTGTCAGTTATGGGAAGCTTTGATTCTTAAAGACTTGAATAAAACATTGAGGCTTGGTGAACGATTTGGTGCTGGGAAGTATTCTAGATATCTGCCCATCATTTTCACTGGAACGCCTGTTGAAAGGTGATCTTTCTTAACATTCTATTTGATGATGCacataaataattttagtgTACTTGTTGAAGAGAGTTtattttgggtcataattgttTCAGATTCTcaaaatgtgaatttaaaacaaaaaattttcattcAACTGGAaatggtaaaaaaaataaaaataaaagaggataaGGTATATTATATTGTCAAAGATAGGTTTATACGATAAGCTACTATTTTCAGCTTTTAAGGAAAAATGTAAGCTGGAAAgctgatttttttatattttggtcctttttttttatgaattaaatatgtaaaaggttattattatttttttttgtagttgTGCCTCAAATATTACTGTTATCTTGCAATACAAATTACAAAACATATGATGGAACTTTTGCTTGAGTTGCAGCAAACATGCTTTTGGAATATCAACTGCAGAAAAAGAGACCATGAGAAATGAGTTGAAGTCTCTCTTATTTGATGACTTATCTTCATTCATGGAGACCCTGCCTCCAGATTTTATTGCGATAATGCGCATAGAGTAAGAAACAAATTCATCCTAGCTTCTTTGGGTGCAGAATTTGTAGTGctgaataattaatatatttcttttttttcttctagcGGAATGATAAGATCCATCATTAGAAAGATGGGTGTATCTCGGGTCACCAGGCTGCTAACTTACACTAAATATGCAGTATATGGTCTTCTCTGTTCAAAGTTGGATGTAGAATCATCTAGAAGTCCCATGAAATTTTGTAAGTTCGCTTATCATAGTTACTCTAGAACTTTTCTTAATCGTCATCTACACAATGAACTTCTGTCAAAATATATAGTACGGAGAAAAGAAAGCAGGAGCTTTCAGAATGAGTGTTCcctcttatttttctttttaatgctTTCAGACTTTGCTGTGGAAGCTGCTTTTCTCAGTTTCATAGCAACCTTAAAATATGTTCTCATCCTAATAAAGGTTCTTATTGGTGAGAATGCTCTTTCACTTGTAACTtgtttttataaatattatctcatttttttataaggAAAAACTAAAACCTAACCATCTATTGTTTTCTCTGGTTTTTTAGGGAGCATTGACAGTACCCCATGGCGCCGGAAGGTGAATAATGTTTTGAATTACATGTATAGCAAGATTAGTAGTGAGTTTTGGGGCATTGTGGTGCATCCTGTTTTTCTTCTATTATGGATCCGTCCTAATGTATTATTTTAAGGATCGagttcttttatatataaaacaagGTGGTGGTTGTGATGGTATGCTATACAAATGTTAAAGTGCATTCATTcaatgttaaattttaataaaaaccTTGTAAAAAAATGTTTTCAGATGATACTCATCGGTTCTTTTTCCCCTCCAAAaccttaaaaaaatattgagtaAAATGAGATGAGTATTCTCTGTGAAAAAGTAATTTCTTTAGTGaagtttttgaaagaaaaaaagggggaagaatTAAACACGCACTAAGTTACCACTAGTTGCATGGatataaacatttttttttccaaaGTACATTGCTCATTTTGAAGGGTGGTTTTAAAGTatattgttatttgttttatgtATATACGAAACTTCATACTAATCTAGTACTACCAAAGAATTTCCTGTTTATACTATACTCATAGAAATGGAGTTGGTTTAGAGCTATATGAATTACCAGACTCTTTTTTTGGCAAAGCATCTTGGAGTTATATAGTTGATCTTCAAATCAATATAGCTAAACAGATACTTGAGATTGTAAATCCAAGGTTAGTCTTGAAAGTTTCAGTTATGCATGTATGAGAATGTATCACTTCCAAGTTCCAACAGCTTCAGAAGACAATGATAAGCACCCTCCGTTGTCCATGATATTGATCATTAACAtcttttcatctttttcttctcatTTAAAAGAATTTTCTAGAACTAAAAACACAAGAAATTTTCTAGAAATATGTTGAAAACTCTACTTTGAATCTCATAAATCATGTATAAGCTTTGCACGAAACAAAAATATGTATTGACCATTGAATGCCGGTAGAGTGGGTTTATTCTCCACGAAGAATATTAGAGAATTAGCCGaaattatttttgtcattatttttagtcatcaatctaatttttttagtctaataattcaataatatatTTAGCTCACATTTTTTAAACATTGATGATTAGCtgttggtaaaaaaaaaaaaaattgttggtcatctaatatttttctattttccgCCAGAGACTTATGGTTAACTCTTAAGCAAATaactttgttatttttattattttactctTTAATAAATATCCTAATGCAAATTAAGTGCTATTGTTCGACAAACATAATGGTTGGTGTTACTTCGGTAACCTGAGATAGATGGATTGGGCTTGAAGGATTGGCCCAAACATCAGTGGAAGGTGATCTCCGACTTGTTTACGATCGGAAACCGTCGTCGAGTTGTATGTTTTGAagaatgggggtggtacctgcaaagacactccaatgcctaagtcagcaaggggGTAAGCAGGTTTAGAGTGTATTAGAACTTATTGTTACCTGaaggtgtcagtgtatttataatggtgatcCAATAATCACTGTTGGAGTAGTTTCACTTTTGAAGGTGGATAATCGTTCCTTTATCTTAGGGTTGTTGAGA
The Arachis stenosperma cultivar V10309 chromosome 7, arast.V10309.gnm1.PFL2, whole genome shotgun sequence genome window above contains:
- the LOC130942249 gene encoding uncharacterized protein LOC130942249; protein product: MTPKPFNFPAKRRTGLLLLTAAVAATAAAAQASNTHELSSLSTGKLGAEVHGLVRTARAVSAVASTVADYEFSLRGLRKDSDQYRHLISEVHLRSAKRLLKLCEVNKGFYVKAGQFVAAQRVIPKEYSSTLSALQDQVAPLPFKVIKGVLKDNLGPDFTEMFESLDEEPIAAASIAQVHHAVLKSDQEVAIKVQYPWVQQQMTFDTRTMYFLSKTIAWLYPQYRFEWLPLAFADSMAAELDFIHEARNSERAAKNLRNNKLIRVPHVFWDLTSRQVLTMQFYTGRKIDDLDFLKQLGVEPEKVAKSLIELFAEMIFVHGYIHGDPHPGNILVSPEGSNGFSLVLLDHAVYRELDEEFRKDFCQLWEALILKDLNKTLRLGERFGAGKYSRYLPIIFTGTPVESKHAFGISTAEKETMRNELKSLLFDDLSSFMETLPPDFIAIMRIDGMIRSIIRKMGVSRVTRLLTYTKYAVYGLLCSKLDVESSRSPMKFYFAVEAAFLSFIATLKYVLILIKVLIGSIDSTPWRRKVNNVLNYMYSKISSEFWGIVVHPVFLLLWIRPNVLF